In Georgenia soli, a genomic segment contains:
- a CDS encoding glycoside hydrolase family 3 protein: MNLTRSTSARAGLTVLAAGGMILAATTPAQSAVAAPPRAAAPVATPAGTPTAAEIDALVEDMTLDELIGQMTWTHVYGSSAHDTSMKASNQARYGVDTPAQVVEKYDLGGVLYFAWSGNTKEPDQIAALSNGLQEAALGDGGPGIPLAVTIDQEGGIVARVGPPATVLPGNMALGATFDADLAHKQGQILGSEMRAMGVNVDFAPVLDLNSNPDNPVIGIRSMGEDPDTVSELGVAQIRGMQEHVAATAKHFPGHGDTNVDSHYGLPVVTYDRATLDKHLQPFQAAIDAGVDMVMTAHIIVEAIDPDLPGTLSHDVLTGLLRDDMGFDGLVTTDALDMAAMAAHWSQEEIAVKTIQAGSDILLNSPDVDASFAGVRQAVADGELTEERLEESVRRILTWKAERGILENPFADVDAVDDVVGDAEHLATAATIADRSATLLRNEARTLPLAGDETVLVVGSGSGWPERVGPMLAERGIDVVADYENGTSPSAAYRARAVARASQGDVDAIVFTSYNATSNTAQQQMVAELAETGVPVIVIATRNPYDISVFPGADAVVNSYGWNLVNFQGVVRVLLGDINPAGRLPVDIPTADGEGILLPLGFGLSYAGPPQHAGPPEHAGPKDGSGAPEHAGPPEHAGPAEGNQHARGPKG; this comes from the coding sequence GTGAATCTGACCCGTTCCACGTCGGCCCGCGCAGGGCTGACCGTCCTGGCGGCGGGAGGGATGATCCTCGCCGCCACCACCCCCGCCCAGTCCGCCGTCGCCGCACCGCCGCGCGCCGCGGCGCCCGTTGCCACGCCGGCCGGCACTCCCACCGCCGCCGAGATCGACGCGCTCGTCGAGGACATGACGCTCGACGAGCTCATCGGCCAGATGACCTGGACGCACGTCTACGGCTCCTCGGCGCACGACACCTCGATGAAGGCCAGCAACCAGGCCCGCTACGGCGTCGACACCCCCGCCCAGGTCGTCGAGAAGTACGACCTCGGCGGCGTCCTGTACTTCGCGTGGTCGGGCAACACCAAGGAGCCCGACCAGATCGCCGCGCTGTCCAACGGGCTGCAGGAGGCGGCCCTGGGCGACGGCGGACCGGGCATCCCGCTCGCCGTCACCATCGACCAGGAGGGCGGCATCGTGGCTCGCGTCGGCCCGCCCGCCACCGTCCTGCCGGGCAACATGGCCCTCGGTGCGACCTTCGACGCGGACCTCGCCCACAAGCAGGGCCAGATCCTCGGCTCCGAGATGCGCGCCATGGGCGTCAACGTCGACTTCGCACCCGTCCTCGACCTCAACTCCAACCCGGACAACCCGGTCATCGGCATCCGTTCGATGGGCGAGGACCCGGACACCGTCAGCGAGCTGGGCGTGGCCCAGATCCGCGGCATGCAGGAGCACGTGGCCGCGACGGCCAAGCACTTCCCCGGCCACGGCGACACCAACGTCGACTCCCACTACGGCCTGCCCGTCGTCACCTACGACCGCGCCACTCTCGACAAGCACCTGCAGCCGTTCCAGGCCGCCATCGACGCCGGTGTCGACATGGTCATGACCGCCCACATCATCGTCGAGGCGATCGACCCCGACCTGCCAGGCACCCTCTCGCACGACGTCCTGACGGGCCTGCTCCGCGACGACATGGGCTTCGACGGCCTCGTCACCACCGACGCCCTCGACATGGCCGCGATGGCCGCGCACTGGAGCCAGGAGGAGATCGCCGTGAAGACGATCCAGGCCGGCTCCGACATCCTGCTCAACTCCCCGGACGTCGACGCCTCCTTCGCGGGCGTGCGCCAGGCCGTGGCCGACGGTGAGCTCACCGAGGAGCGGCTCGAGGAGTCCGTCCGCCGGATCCTCACCTGGAAGGCCGAGCGCGGCATCCTCGAGAACCCCTTCGCGGACGTCGACGCCGTCGACGACGTGGTCGGCGACGCCGAGCACCTCGCCACCGCGGCCACCATCGCCGACCGCTCCGCCACCCTGCTGCGCAACGAGGCCCGCACCCTGCCGCTGGCCGGGGACGAGACGGTGCTCGTCGTCGGCTCCGGGTCCGGCTGGCCCGAGCGCGTCGGGCCGATGCTCGCCGAGCGCGGCATCGACGTCGTCGCCGACTACGAGAACGGCACCTCGCCGTCGGCCGCCTACCGCGCCCGGGCCGTCGCCCGCGCCTCGCAGGGCGACGTCGACGCCATCGTCTTCACGTCCTACAACGCCACGTCGAACACCGCGCAGCAGCAGATGGTCGCAGAGCTCGCCGAGACCGGCGTGCCCGTGATCGTCATCGCCACGCGGAACCCGTACGACATCAGCGTCTTCCCCGGCGCCGACGCCGTGGTCAACAGCTACGGGTGGAACCTGGTCAACTTCCAGGGTGTCGTCCGGGTGCTGCTCGGGGACATCAACCCCGCCGGTCGCCTCCCCGTGGACATCCCGACCGCCGACGGCGAGGGCATCCTCCTGCCCCTCGGGTTCGGCCTGTCCTACGCCGGCCCGCCCCAGCACGCCGGCCCGCCGGAGCACGCCGGGCCCAAGGACGGCTCGGGGGCCCCGGAGCACGCCGGTCCGCCCGAGCACGCCGGCCCCGCCGAGGGCAACCAGCACGCGCGCGGCCCGAAGGGCTGA
- a CDS encoding DoxX family protein: MATTASTPTTTTTTVYQDQIVTSGTARKALAAGRIIIGWTFLWAFVDKLFGLGFATPAERAWINGGTPAQGFIGGIEGPFAGFFQIFANPFGDVLFMAGLLGIGVAMMTGAGLKIAAVTGSLLMLFMYLAMIPAAVGGTNPITDSHWIEAMVLIISAVTLSGDTWGLGKWWAGKVGNSWLR; encoded by the coding sequence ATGGCCACCACCGCCAGCACCCCGACCACCACCACGACCACCGTCTACCAGGACCAGATCGTCACCTCCGGCACCGCCCGCAAGGCCCTCGCCGCCGGCCGCATCATCATCGGCTGGACCTTCCTGTGGGCCTTCGTCGACAAGCTCTTCGGCCTCGGCTTCGCCACCCCCGCCGAGCGCGCCTGGATCAACGGCGGCACCCCCGCCCAGGGCTTCATCGGCGGCATCGAGGGCCCCTTCGCCGGGTTCTTCCAGATCTTCGCCAACCCCTTCGGCGACGTCCTGTTCATGGCCGGCCTGCTCGGCATCGGCGTGGCGATGATGACCGGCGCCGGCCTGAAGATCGCCGCCGTCACCGGCTCCCTCCTCATGCTCTTCATGTACCTCGCGATGATCCCCGCGGCCGTCGGCGGCACCAACCCCATCACCGACAGCCACTGGATCGAGGCCATGGTCCTGATCATCTCCGCCGTCACCCTCTCCGGCGACACCTGGGGCCTGGGCAAGTGGTGGGCCGGCAAGGTCGGCAACAGCTGGCTCCGCTGA
- a CDS encoding ZIP family metal transporter, translating to MSGAVEAGVWGAVGGLALVIGAAVAWFVRVPAQVVASVMAFGSGVLISALAFDLMDEAEQIGGLLPAAGGFLAGAVVYMAANALLARRGAKHRKRSQDQQPSEAEQSGSGLAIALGALLDGVPESVVLGASLLGGGGVSTAVVAAVFISNVPEGLSSAAGMKKAGRSAGYVFGVWGAIAAVSALAAAAGYAFLGAAPPEVTSVITAVAAGAILTMVADTMIPEAFERTHMLTGLITSAGFLTAFTISRTGG from the coding sequence GTGAGCGGGGCCGTCGAGGCGGGCGTATGGGGAGCGGTCGGCGGGCTGGCCCTCGTCATCGGCGCCGCGGTCGCCTGGTTCGTCCGCGTCCCGGCGCAGGTCGTCGCGAGCGTGATGGCGTTCGGCTCCGGGGTCCTGATCTCCGCGCTGGCCTTCGACCTCATGGACGAGGCGGAACAGATCGGTGGACTGCTCCCGGCGGCTGGCGGGTTCCTCGCCGGCGCGGTGGTGTACATGGCGGCCAACGCCCTCCTCGCACGCCGGGGCGCGAAGCACCGCAAGCGCTCTCAGGACCAGCAGCCCTCGGAGGCCGAGCAGAGCGGCAGCGGCCTGGCCATCGCGCTCGGAGCCCTGCTCGACGGCGTGCCGGAGTCGGTGGTGCTCGGTGCGAGCCTGCTCGGCGGTGGCGGGGTGAGCACGGCGGTGGTGGCCGCGGTGTTCATCTCCAACGTGCCCGAGGGGCTCTCCAGCGCTGCGGGCATGAAGAAGGCGGGACGCAGCGCCGGGTACGTCTTCGGGGTGTGGGGCGCGATCGCAGCCGTGAGCGCCCTCGCGGCCGCGGCCGGGTACGCCTTCCTCGGTGCCGCGCCGCCCGAGGTGACGTCGGTGATCACCGCTGTCGCCGCCGGGGCGATCCTGACGATGGTCGCCGACACGATGATTCCCGAGGCGTTCGAGCGGACCCACATGCTGACGGGACTGATCACCTCTGCCGGCTTCCTCACCGCCTTCACCATCAGCCGGACGGGCGGGTAG